From the genome of Odocoileus virginianus isolate 20LAN1187 ecotype Illinois chromosome 16, Ovbor_1.2, whole genome shotgun sequence, one region includes:
- the BNC1 gene encoding zinc finger protein basonuclin-1, producing the protein MAEAIGCTLNCSCQSFKPGKINHRQCEQCRHGWVAHALSKLRIPAVYPTSQVEIVQSNVVFDISSLMLYGTQAIPVRLKILLDRLFSVLKQDEVLQILHALDWTLQDYIRGYVLQDASGKVLDHWSIMTSEEEVATLQQFLRFGETKSIVELMAIQEKEEQSVVIPPSTASVDIRAFIESCSHRSAGLPAPVDRGSPSSLHPFENLINNMTFMLPFQFFNPLPPALIGSLPDPYVLEQSQDQSQDPKQEVHGAFPDSSFLTSSSTPFQVEKDPCLNCPNAVTKKEDSTHFSDSSSYSIITKLERTQLSPEAKVKPERSSLGTKKGRVFCTACEKTFYDKGTLKIHYNAVHLKIKHKCTIEGCNMVFSSLRSRNRHSANPNPRLHMPMNRNNRDKDLRGGLTLAASESAKRPGLGVTPPDCRPLPGYAGALEDPQSQPTFPSLSHNGVLFPNLKTVQPVLPFYRSPATPAELANTPGMLPSLPLLSSSIPEHLASSETPFDTLPKKKSRKSSMPIKIEKEAVETADEKRQPLSSDEDMPLQVVSEDELETCSPQSDGAPEEPHTPAGSSERPHVEEERPCYLGPGIESSGAIRQTPEHATHTSERETGQKSALNTVPRDTEEDGREPHLTTRVEPCVPFPDYIKLQQHLLAGGLFGALSTQGMAFPCFEDSKEPEHLGQPASVRSKDENRFQCDICKKTFKNACGVKMHQKNMHAREMHTCTVEGCKATFPSRRSRDRHSSNLNLHQKVLPQEALESGEDPFRAAYLLKDTAQEAYQEAAFTPQASQTSVIFKGMSRMGSLVYPLAQVHSTGLQSYASGLPSEGTVLDLSTTSSVKSESSSHSSWDSDGASEEGTVLTEDCDGNCDGPGLVPGEDYPLCVLMGKADQSLASLPSGLPLTCHLCQKTYSNKGTFRAHYKTVHLRQLHKCKVPGCNTMFSSVRSRNRHSQNPNLHRSLTSSPSHLR; encoded by the exons GCTATCGGCTGTACTCTGAACTGCAGCTGCCAAAGCTTCAAACCAGGAAAGATCAACCACCGTCAGTGTGAGCAGTGCAGACATGGATGGGTGGCGCATG CTCTGAGTAAGCTGAGGATCCCCGCCGTGTACCCCACAAGCCAGGTGGAGATCGTCCAGTCCAACGTGGTGTTCGACATCAGCAGCCTCATGCTGTATGGGACCCAGGCCATCCCTGTCCGCCTGAAGATCCTTCTGGACCGGCTCTTCAGTGTGCTGAAGCAAGACGAAGTCCTTCAGATCCTGCACGCCTTGGATTGGACCCTCCAGGATTACATCCGAGGATACGTGCTGCAG GATGCCTCAGGAAAAGTGCTGGATCACTGGAGCATCATGACCAGTGAGGAGGAGGTGGCCACCTTACAGCAGTTTCTTCGTTTTGGAGAGACCAAGTCCATAGTTGAGCTCATGGCAATTCAGGAGAAAGAAGAGCAGTCGGTTGTCATCCCACCTTCAACGGCCAGCGTCGACATCAGGGCTTTCATCGAGAGCTGCAGCCACCGGAGTGCCGGCCTCCCcgctcccgtggacagaggaagccCCAGCAGCCTCCACCCCTTTGAGAACCTCATTAACAACATGACCTTCATGCTGCCTTTCCAGTTCTTCAACCCCTTGCCCCCAGCACTGATAGGGTCACTCCCCGACCCCTATGTGCTGGAGCAGAGTCAAGACCAAAGCCAGGACCCCAAACAGGAAGTCCACGGAGCCTTCCCTGACAGCAGCTTCCTCACTTCCAGTTCCACCCCATTTCAGGTTGAAAAAGATCCGTGTCTCAACTGTCCCAATGCTGTCACCAAAAAGGAAGACAGCACCCACTTCAGCGACTCCAGCTCATACAGCATCATCACAAAGCTCGAAAGGACACAGCTGTCCCCCGAGGCCAAAGTGAAGCCCGAGAGGAGCAGCCTCGGCACAAAGAAGGGCCGGGTGTTCTGCACGGCGTGTGAAAAGACCTTCTATGACAAGGGCACGCTGAAGATCCACTACAACGCCGTGCACCTGAAGATCAAGCACAAGTGCACCATCGAAGGCTGCAACATGGTGTTCAGCTCCCTGAGGAGCCGCAACCGCCACAGTGCCAACCCCAACCCCCGGCTGCACATGCCCATGAACAGAAACAACAGGGACAAAGACCTGAGGGGCGGCCTGACCCTGGCTGCCTCGGAGAGCGCCAAGCGCCCAGGCCTCGGGGTGACTCCTCCAGACTGCCGGCCTCTCCCTGGCTACGCTGGGGCCCTGGAAGACCCCCAGAGCCAGCCAACCTTCCCAAGCCTCAGCCACAATGGGGTGCTCTTCCCCAACCTGAAGACTGTCCAGCCAGTCCTGCCTTTCTACCGCAGCCCAGCCACTCCAGCCGAGCTGGCCAACACCCCTGGGAtgctgccctccctccctctgctgtCCTCGTCCATCCCAGAACACCTGGCTTCCAGTGAAACACCATTCGACACCCTGCCCAAGAAGAAATCCCGCAAGTCCAGTATGCCCATCAAAATAGAGAAGGAGGCCGTGGAGACAGCAGATGAGAAGAGGCAGCCTCTGAGCTCTGATGAAGACATGCCCCTGCAGGTGGTCAGCGAAGATGAGCTGGAGACCTGCAGCCCCCAGTCAGACGGAGCCCCAGAGGAGCCGCACACGCCAGCAGGAAGCTCCGAGAGGCCTCACGTTGAGGAAGAGAGGCCCTGCTATCTCGGGCCAGGAATTGAGTCCAGTGGAGCCATCCGCCAGACTCCTGAGCATGCCACACACACCTCGGAGAGGGAGACTGGGCAGAAGTCAGCGTTGAACACCGTGCCACGGGACACGGAGGAGGATGGCCGTGAACCTCACCTCACCACCAGGGTGGAGCCCTGCGTGCCTTTTCCCGACTATATCAAACTGCAGCAGCACCTGCTGGCCGGGGGGCTCTTTGGTGCCTTGTCCACCCAAGGAATGGCTTTCCCTTGTTTCGAAGATTCCAAAGAGCCGGAGCACTTGGGTCAGCCAGCATCAGTGAGGTCGAAGGACGAGAATCGCTTCCAGTGTGACATCTGCAAGAAGACCTTTAAAAACGCTTGCGGCGTGAAGATGCATCAGAAAAACATGCACGCCCGGGAAATGCATACGTGCACAGTGGAGGGCTGCAAGGCCACTTTCCCCTCCCGCAGGAGCAGGGACAG ACACAGTTCAAACCTAAACCTCCACCAGAAAGTATTGCCCCAAGAAGCTCTGGAGAGCGGTGAAGACCCCTTCCGGGCAGCTTACCTCCTGAAAGACACAGCCCAGGAGGCCTACCAGGAGGCAGCCTTCACACCGCAAGCCTCCCAGACGTCTGTCATCTTCAAGGGGATGAGCCGGATGGGCAGTCTGGTGTACCCGCTAGCCCAGGTCCACAGCACCGGCCTACAGAGCTACGCCTCTGGTCTGCCCAGCGAGGGCACTGTCTTGGATCTGAGCACTACCTCGAGCGTGAAGTCGGAGAGCAGCAGCCACTCCTCTTGGGACTCAGACGGGGCCAGCGAGGAGGGCACTGTGCTCACAGAGGACTGCGACGGCAACTGTGATGGGCCAGGCCTGGTGCCCGGGGAGGACTACCCACTCTGCGTCCTGATGGGGAAGGCTGACCAGAGCCTTGCCAGCTTGCCTTCTGGGCTGCCCCTGACCTGTCACCTCTGTCAGAAGACATACAGCAATAAGGGGACCTTCCGGGCCCACTACAAGACCGTGCACCTCCGCCAGCTGCACAAATGCAAGGTCCCTGGCTGCAACACCATGTTCTCATCTGTCCGCAGTCGGAACAGACACAGCCAGAACCCCAATCTGCACAGAAGCCTCACCTCCTCTCCCAGTCACCTGCGGTAA